In Anaerotignum faecicola, a genomic segment contains:
- a CDS encoding FtsW/RodA/SpoVE family cell cycle protein, whose product MFDLIIMLSRYLFIFYIVLFLWQGIVYVAYEQGGFLGNPYTAVSMQRRITVLMHMTAFLILGYNRETYMFDITTLLFGAVSLVFLLFAVKLLDRFYYEGCPLIWTGMLFLMDVSLIILQRVEPSLAHRQLMWMCIGLAGMSFLPTFFRWIPRFEMFEWVYIIGCYLLLLSTRFFGVSKYGSTNWLAIGPVTFQPSEIAKFLFVFYLASVFRKRVEWKQFLTTGILSAGLVMLLVLQKDLGSALIFFMTYMVMLYIATSNEFLFFLGMGAASVAAMGAYKLFSHVQVRVAAWRNPWADIDAGGYQIVSSLFAITTWGLFGSGLTKGMPKSIPVVESDMIFSAICEEFGVIFGAGVIGIFIMLLYRGVRIALDCNRRYYSILAAGVTTLISFQAFVILGGVMKLIPLTGVTLPFVSYGGSSVLVSLMMIGLLQWVCVYCEQRAQQEQEEQRMMEEMQMGGGRYE is encoded by the coding sequence ATGTTTGATTTAATCATAATGCTGAGCAGATACCTGTTCATTTTCTATATCGTTTTGTTCCTGTGGCAGGGCATTGTTTATGTTGCCTATGAGCAGGGAGGCTTTCTGGGGAACCCCTATACGGCGGTTTCCATGCAGAGACGGATTACGGTATTGATGCACATGACGGCGTTTCTGATTCTGGGATACAACAGGGAAACATATATGTTTGATATTACGACGCTGCTATTTGGGGCGGTTTCGTTGGTTTTTCTGCTGTTTGCGGTGAAGCTTCTGGACAGGTTTTATTACGAGGGCTGTCCGCTCATCTGGACGGGGATGCTGTTTCTGATGGATGTGAGCTTGATTATTTTACAGAGGGTGGAGCCTTCTCTGGCACACAGACAGCTGATGTGGATGTGCATTGGGCTGGCAGGGATGTCTTTTCTGCCGACCTTCTTCCGGTGGATTCCAAGATTTGAAATGTTTGAATGGGTGTATATCATCGGGTGCTATCTGCTGCTGCTTTCGACAAGGTTTTTCGGCGTGTCAAAATACGGCTCTACCAACTGGCTTGCCATTGGTCCGGTTACCTTTCAGCCCTCGGAGATTGCAAAGTTTCTGTTTGTATTCTACCTTGCGAGTGTATTCCGCAAGAGGGTGGAATGGAAGCAATTTTTGACAACGGGGATTTTGAGCGCAGGACTGGTGATGCTGTTGGTTTTGCAGAAGGACTTAGGCAGTGCGCTTATCTTTTTTATGACATACATGGTGATGCTGTATATTGCGACCTCGAATGAATTTCTGTTCTTTCTGGGGATGGGTGCGGCAAGCGTGGCGGCAATGGGGGCGTATAAGCTGTTTTCTCATGTGCAGGTGCGTGTGGCGGCATGGCGCAACCCCTGGGCGGATATTGATGCAGGGGGATATCAGATTGTCAGCTCTCTGTTTGCCATTACGACATGGGGGCTGTTCGGCAGCGGCTTGACGAAGGGGATGCCGAAAAGTATTCCCGTTGTGGAAAGTGATATGATTTTCTCGGCAATCTGCGAGGAATTCGGCGTGATTTTCGGTGCGGGCGTGATTGGGATTTTCATTATGCTGCTGTACCGCGGGGTGCGTATTGCACTGGACTGCAACAGAAGATATTACAGTATTCTGGCGGCAGGGGTGACCACGCTGATTTCGTTTCAGGCGTTTGTGATTCTGGGAGGCGTGATGAAGCTGATTCCCCTGACGGGGGTAACACTGCCGTTTGTCAGCTACGGCGGCAGCTCGGTTCTGGTCAGCCTGATGATGATTGGGCTTTTGCAGTGGGTATGCGTATATTGCGAGCAGCGCGCCCAGCAGGAGCAGGAGGAGCAGCGGATGATGGAGGAAATGCAGATGGGAGGCGGCAGATATGAGTAA
- a CDS encoding U32 family peptidase, producing MSGVNRPELLSPAGSMESLKAAVNGGCDAVYLGGKQFSARQYAGNFDLKELEDACDYCHLRGVKVYVTVNTVYKDEELAGFLTYIRSLYEMGVDALIMQDTGAERLVKAHFPDFPLHASTQMTCNSLADVKYWEGRGFDKIVLSRELSLEEIRHITENTEAEIETFVHGALCVCYSGQCIMSSMLGGRSGNRGRCAQTCRLPYTLYKGYDSMAEGYLLSPKDVMTVEILPQLIEAGIASLKIEGRMKSPEYVAGVTRIYRKYIDLYFENPEEYKVDPADIKALQQLFNRGGFTEGYYTSFAGWEMMSIERPKSWGLKVGIVDKYLPKYKKVTIRTREPLVPGDGLEIWTQTEPHVGTNVSKHSKAGEVITITLEGDINKNDVVYRTFGKALQDELKKTYEKDTRKLPIYGMLRVKEGEPISLQLWDNGGNSVFVSGSIVEPAGSSPMLPMKLRENISKMGATPFVLADLQTDIDRYIYVNISEVNRVRRAACEALEAAILKKSKRKAKDDAVYAKPEKQPMQLRKKLTAVVTNMGQLDAVLQARGICRVYYEAAADLEKNLDKILAKCRKAGVTLYAALPRVAREWNAEAEQPMIDRLIASEIDGFLVRAAGQFAQVQKSGKKIVVDYNLNAMNRQTVEYWKEQGADNVCLSVEANLQEINRMGDKDCEMVVYGYLPLMKTQQCPIGNYVGGKDGHKFCTERSNEDLYFLRDRKGVKFPLMTDCERCVCTILNGKPLFTLKFYDEILESTTGLVRLDFTKEGPGRAERIAKAYGEMTADAERMSPATRNLLGEMSEKGSTKGHFFRGVE from the coding sequence ATGTCTGGAGTGAATCGACCGGAGCTGCTTTCCCCTGCGGGTTCCATGGAGAGCCTGAAGGCGGCAGTGAACGGCGGCTGTGATGCGGTCTATCTGGGTGGCAAGCAGTTCAGCGCAAGGCAGTATGCGGGAAATTTTGATTTGAAGGAATTGGAGGATGCCTGTGATTATTGCCATCTGCGCGGCGTAAAGGTGTATGTAACGGTAAATACGGTATATAAGGATGAGGAGCTGGCAGGGTTTTTGACCTACATCAGGAGCCTGTACGAAATGGGCGTGGATGCGCTCATTATGCAGGATACAGGCGCGGAAAGACTGGTAAAGGCGCATTTTCCTGATTTTCCCCTGCATGCAAGCACGCAGATGACCTGCAATTCCTTGGCGGATGTGAAATACTGGGAAGGCCGTGGGTTTGATAAAATCGTGCTGAGCAGAGAGCTTTCTCTGGAGGAAATCAGGCATATTACGGAAAACACCGAAGCGGAAATCGAAACCTTTGTGCATGGGGCGCTTTGTGTTTGCTATTCGGGGCAGTGCATTATGAGCAGCATGCTGGGCGGCAGAAGCGGCAACCGCGGACGCTGCGCGCAGACCTGCCGGTTGCCCTATACGTTGTATAAGGGCTATGACAGCATGGCGGAGGGGTATCTGCTTTCCCCGAAGGACGTGATGACGGTGGAAATTTTGCCGCAGCTGATTGAGGCAGGAATTGCATCGCTGAAAATTGAGGGCAGAATGAAAAGCCCTGAATATGTGGCAGGGGTAACGCGGATTTACCGCAAATATATTGACCTGTATTTTGAAAATCCGGAGGAATACAAGGTAGATCCCGCGGATATCAAGGCGCTGCAGCAGCTGTTTAACCGTGGCGGCTTTACGGAGGGATATTACACCTCCTTTGCCGGATGGGAGATGATGAGCATTGAACGCCCGAAATCGTGGGGGCTGAAGGTCGGCATTGTGGACAAGTATCTGCCGAAATATAAGAAGGTGACGATTCGCACGAGAGAGCCCTTGGTTCCCGGAGATGGTCTGGAAATTTGGACGCAGACAGAGCCGCACGTTGGGACAAATGTTTCCAAGCACTCCAAGGCGGGCGAGGTGATTACGATTACCCTTGAGGGGGATATCAACAAAAATGATGTGGTTTACCGCACCTTTGGGAAGGCATTGCAGGATGAGCTGAAAAAGACCTACGAAAAGGATACACGCAAGCTGCCGATTTACGGGATGCTGCGCGTGAAGGAGGGCGAACCGATTTCCTTACAGCTTTGGGATAACGGCGGCAACAGCGTTTTTGTCAGCGGCAGTATCGTAGAGCCGGCAGGCAGCTCGCCTATGCTCCCGATGAAGCTGCGGGAAAACATCAGCAAGATGGGCGCAACCCCCTTTGTTCTGGCGGATTTGCAGACCGATATCGACCGATATATTTATGTGAATATCAGCGAGGTGAACCGTGTGCGGCGTGCGGCGTGCGAGGCACTGGAGGCGGCGATTCTGAAAAAATCCAAGCGGAAGGCGAAGGATGACGCGGTGTATGCGAAACCGGAGAAGCAGCCGATGCAGCTGCGGAAAAAGCTGACAGCGGTTGTGACGAACATGGGGCAACTGGATGCCGTTTTGCAGGCGAGAGGCATTTGCAGGGTGTATTATGAAGCGGCGGCGGATTTGGAGAAAAATCTGGACAAGATTCTGGCAAAATGCCGCAAGGCAGGCGTGACGCTTTATGCCGCACTGCCGAGAGTGGCAAGAGAATGGAACGCGGAAGCAGAACAGCCGATGATTGACAGGCTGATTGCGAGTGAGATTGACGGCTTTCTGGTGCGTGCCGCAGGGCAGTTTGCACAGGTGCAGAAAAGCGGCAAGAAAATTGTTGTTGATTACAATCTGAATGCGATGAACCGGCAGACGGTGGAATACTGGAAGGAGCAGGGGGCGGACAATGTCTGTCTTTCTGTGGAGGCGAATTTGCAGGAAATTAACCGCATGGGGGACAAGGACTGCGAAATGGTGGTTTACGGCTATCTGCCGTTGATGAAAACACAGCAATGTCCCATCGGGAATTATGTGGGCGGCAAGGACGGACATAAATTCTGTACGGAGCGCAGCAATGAGGATTTGTATTTCCTCAGAGACAGAAAGGGCGTGAAATTCCCTCTGATGACGGACTGCGAGAGATGCGTCTGCACGATTCTGAACGGCAAGCCTTTGTTTACGCTGAAATTTTATGATGAAATTCTGGAAAGCACAACGGGTCTGGTGCGTCTGGACTTTACAAAGGAGGGCCCCGGCAGGGCAGAGCGGATTGCGAAGGCATACGGGGAAATGACGGCGGATGCGGAGCGGATGAGCCCCGCGACACGCAATCTTTTGGGAGAAATGAGCGAAAAGGGCAGCACGAAGGGACATTTCTTCCGCGGAGTGGAGTGA
- a CDS encoding cell division protein ZapA produces MKNRVKISIDGKSFTLVGEESEEHIRSVAAYIDEKMTEVREKAVAVTLDSSLAYVLTSVNVADDYFKEKAYTAELEGRLIGMTARVQELTHKLEEAEKARENAENKLDEYILAMEDNGSTQMHQTYHSAGKNKKGKK; encoded by the coding sequence ATGAAAAACAGAGTGAAGATTTCCATTGACGGAAAAAGCTTTACGCTGGTTGGCGAGGAATCGGAGGAACATATCCGCAGTGTGGCGGCTTATATTGATGAGAAAATGACGGAAGTCCGTGAAAAGGCCGTTGCTGTTACGTTGGATTCCAGCCTTGCTTATGTGCTGACCTCTGTGAATGTGGCAGATGATTACTTCAAGGAAAAGGCGTATACTGCTGAGCTGGAGGGCAGACTCATCGGCATGACGGCGCGCGTGCAGGAATTGACGCATAAGCTGGAGGAAGCGGAAAAGGCGAGAGAGAATGCGGAAAACAAGCTGGATGAATATATTCTGGCGATGGAGGACAACGGCAGCACGCAGATGCACCAGACATACCATTCCGCAGGAAAAAATAAAAAAGGAAAGAAATAA
- the sstT gene encoding serine/threonine transporter SstT — protein sequence MSIIQKWNSISLVKRIVCGLIIGAILGLLIPQVKVIGVLGTLFVGALKAVAPILVFFLVIAALACGQEGGGRTMGRVVALYLIGTFAAAVVAVLACHFIHIVLPLGNAASTDGYTAAGGIGEVFSNLLNNIVSNPIGSMVNANYLGILFWAVIFGLALKKASDTTKKALNDFSEAVTAAVRAVISCAPFGILGLVFTTVSENGLGIFTEYGKVLAVLVGCMAFVALILNPIIVWTQIKSNPYPLVFKCLKDSFITAFFTRSSAANIPVNMTLCEELGLDEDNYSISIPLGATINMGGAAITITVMTLACVNTLGMEVPLAMKVLLSFVAAISACGASGVAGGSLLLIPLACSLFGIPNDVAMQVVGVGFIIGVIQDSCETGLNSSTDALFTAAADFHDMKKAGKDIWAWRKK from the coding sequence ATGAGTATTATTCAGAAATGGAATAGCATTTCCTTAGTAAAACGTATCGTTTGTGGTCTGATCATTGGTGCAATCCTTGGTCTGCTGATTCCACAAGTAAAAGTTATCGGTGTTCTGGGTACCCTGTTCGTTGGTGCTCTGAAGGCTGTAGCACCTATTCTGGTATTCTTCCTGGTTATCGCAGCTCTGGCTTGCGGTCAGGAGGGCGGCGGCAGAACAATGGGCCGTGTAGTTGCACTGTACCTGATTGGTACATTCGCAGCGGCTGTTGTTGCTGTATTGGCTTGCCACTTCATCCACATCGTTCTGCCTCTGGGCAACGCTGCTTCCACAGATGGCTACACAGCAGCAGGCGGCATTGGTGAAGTATTCTCCAATCTGCTGAACAACATTGTTTCCAACCCCATCGGTTCCATGGTAAACGCAAACTACCTGGGTATTCTGTTCTGGGCTGTTATCTTTGGTCTGGCACTGAAAAAAGCAAGTGACACAACAAAGAAAGCACTGAACGATTTCTCCGAAGCAGTTACAGCAGCAGTTAGAGCAGTAATCTCCTGCGCTCCCTTCGGTATCCTGGGTCTGGTATTCACAACAGTATCCGAAAACGGTCTGGGTATCTTCACAGAATACGGTAAGGTTCTGGCAGTTCTGGTTGGCTGCATGGCTTTCGTAGCTCTGATTCTGAACCCCATCATCGTATGGACACAGATCAAATCCAACCCTTATCCTCTGGTATTCAAATGCCTGAAGGATTCCTTTATCACAGCATTCTTCACAAGATCTTCCGCAGCGAATATCCCTGTTAACATGACTCTGTGTGAAGAACTGGGTCTGGATGAAGATAACTACTCCATCTCTATCCCTCTGGGTGCAACCATCAACATGGGCGGTGCTGCAATCACAATCACAGTTATGACACTGGCTTGCGTAAACACACTGGGCATGGAAGTTCCCCTTGCAATGAAGGTTCTGCTGTCCTTCGTAGCAGCTATCTCCGCTTGCGGTGCTTCCGGTGTTGCAGGTGGTTCCCTGCTGCTGATTCCTCTGGCTTGCTCTCTGTTTGGTATCCCCAACGATGTAGCAATGCAGGTTGTAGGTGTTGGCTTCATCATCGGCGTAATTCAGGACTCCTGCGAAACAGGTCTGAACTCTTCTACAGACGCACTGTTCACAGCTGCTGCTGACTTCCACGATATGAAGAAAGCAGGCAAGGACATCTGGGCTTGGAGAAAGAAATAA
- the sdaAA gene encoding L-serine ammonia-lyase, iron-sulfur-dependent, subunit alpha, whose translation MLKYDSIAELVNEAEKRGLKLSELVLKTQAAMTEKTEEEMFATMERSLQVMKESVQDGLDKDKRSASGLTGGDAYKLNEALKAGKNIAGHFFGNAMMKAVAVAQTNACMGRIVASPTAGSCGILPSALLTLQEEKNISDKDLVMALFTASAVGIVIATNASVAGAAGGCQAECGAASAMAAAAMVELCGGTPKQCEHACAIALKNILGLVCDPVAGLVEIPCIKRNAGGVGNALVAAELALAGVESHIPADEVIVAMKKIGDTMSSTLKETAEGGLAVTPTGKKLCEKVFG comes from the coding sequence TTGTTAAAATATGATTCTATTGCCGAATTGGTAAACGAAGCGGAAAAGAGAGGCTTGAAGCTTTCTGAGCTGGTTCTGAAAACACAGGCGGCAATGACGGAAAAGACAGAAGAAGAAATGTTCGCAACCATGGAGCGATCCCTGCAGGTCATGAAGGAATCCGTACAGGATGGGTTGGATAAGGACAAGCGTTCTGCCAGCGGATTGACAGGCGGCGATGCCTACAAGCTGAATGAAGCATTGAAGGCAGGCAAGAATATTGCAGGTCATTTCTTCGGCAATGCAATGATGAAAGCGGTTGCGGTTGCACAGACAAACGCCTGCATGGGCAGAATCGTAGCATCCCCGACAGCGGGCAGCTGCGGTATTCTTCCTTCTGCACTGCTGACATTGCAGGAGGAAAAAAATATTTCGGATAAGGATCTGGTTATGGCACTGTTTACTGCATCTGCAGTTGGTATCGTGATTGCAACGAATGCCAGCGTGGCAGGGGCGGCAGGCGGCTGTCAGGCGGAATGCGGCGCGGCAAGCGCAATGGCGGCGGCGGCAATGGTAGAGCTTTGCGGCGGCACACCCAAGCAGTGCGAGCACGCTTGTGCAATCGCGCTGAAAAATATTCTCGGTCTGGTTTGCGACCCTGTTGCAGGTCTGGTTGAGATTCCCTGTATCAAAAGAAATGCCGGCGGCGTAGGCAATGCGCTGGTAGCGGCTGAGCTGGCACTGGCAGGCGTGGAAAGTCATATTCCTGCGGATGAGGTAATTGTAGCGATGAAGAAAATCGGTGATACAATGTCCTCTACGCTGAAGGAAACCGCAGAAGGCGGTCTGGCTGTGACACCGACAGGGAAAAAGCTTTGCGAAAAGGTATTTGGTTGA
- the groL gene encoding chaperonin GroEL (60 kDa chaperone family; promotes refolding of misfolded polypeptides especially under stressful conditions; forms two stacked rings of heptamers to form a barrel-shaped 14mer; ends can be capped by GroES; misfolded proteins enter the barrel where they are refolded when GroES binds): MAKEIKYSTDARNAMAAGVDKLANTVKVTLGPKGRNVVLDRKFTSPLITNDGVTIAKDIELEDPYENMGAQLVKEVATQTNDVAGDGTTTATVLAQAMIQEGLKNIAAGANPIILRRGMQKATEAAVAEIKGMSQSVTTSKHIANVAAISAGDEEVGKMIAEAMDKVTNDGVITIEESKTMKTELALVEGMQFDRGYLSAYMSTDMDKMVAVLEEPLILITDKKISNIQEILPILEQVMQTGRKLLLIAEDVESEVLATLVVNKLRNVFTCVAVKAPGYGERRKAQLADIAALTGGQVISEEVGISLQDATLDMLGTAKTVRVEKEATIIADGAGDKAAIEARIAQIKKGMEETDSAFDKEKYQERLAKLSGGVAVIKVGAATETEMKEKKLRMEDALAATKAAVEEGIVAGGGTALVHAMDKVKAACAELAGDEKTGADIVIKALEAPLRQIVANAGLEGSVIVNKVKEMNDSMGFNALTEEYVEMVEAGILDPAKVTRSALQNATSVASTFLTTEAVVAELPAKNAPAMSDPGMNGYM; encoded by the coding sequence ATGGCAAAAGAAATCAAATACAGCACCGATGCCAGAAACGCAATGGCGGCAGGTGTGGATAAGCTGGCAAATACAGTAAAGGTAACACTGGGGCCCAAGGGCAGAAACGTGGTTCTGGACAGAAAATTCACTTCTCCCCTGATTACAAACGACGGCGTTACAATTGCAAAGGATATTGAGCTGGAGGACCCTTATGAAAACATGGGCGCACAGCTGGTAAAAGAGGTTGCGACACAGACAAATGATGTTGCCGGCGACGGTACTACAACAGCGACCGTTCTGGCACAGGCAATGATTCAGGAGGGTCTGAAGAATATTGCGGCAGGCGCAAACCCCATTATTCTCAGACGCGGGATGCAGAAGGCAACGGAAGCAGCTGTTGCAGAAATCAAGGGAATGAGCCAGTCCGTTACCACAAGCAAGCACATTGCAAACGTAGCGGCAATCTCCGCAGGGGATGAGGAAGTCGGCAAGATGATTGCGGAAGCAATGGATAAGGTTACAAATGACGGCGTTATTACCATTGAGGAATCCAAGACCATGAAAACAGAGCTGGCTCTGGTAGAAGGGATGCAGTTCGACAGAGGGTATCTTTCCGCATACATGTCTACGGATATGGATAAGATGGTAGCGGTTCTGGAGGAGCCTCTGATTCTGATTACAGATAAGAAAATTTCCAATATTCAGGAAATCCTGCCGATTCTGGAGCAGGTAATGCAGACAGGCAGAAAGCTGCTTTTGATTGCAGAGGACGTAGAAAGCGAGGTTCTGGCAACTCTGGTTGTGAACAAGCTGCGTAATGTATTCACCTGCGTTGCGGTAAAGGCACCCGGCTACGGCGAAAGAAGAAAAGCACAGCTGGCAGATATCGCGGCACTGACAGGCGGTCAGGTTATCTCCGAGGAGGTTGGCATTTCCCTGCAGGATGCAACCTTGGATATGTTGGGTACCGCGAAAACGGTTCGTGTGGAAAAGGAAGCAACCATCATCGCAGACGGTGCGGGTGACAAGGCTGCCATCGAAGCGCGTATCGCACAGATCAAAAAGGGCATGGAAGAAACAGATTCCGCATTTGATAAGGAAAAATATCAGGAAAGACTGGCAAAGCTTTCCGGCGGCGTAGCTGTGATCAAGGTTGGTGCGGCAACAGAAACAGAAATGAAGGAAAAGAAGCTGCGTATGGAGGATGCACTGGCGGCAACAAAGGCAGCAGTGGAGGAAGGTATTGTAGCCGGCGGCGGTACTGCTCTGGTTCATGCCATGGATAAGGTAAAAGCAGCCTGCGCAGAGCTGGCAGGGGATGAAAAAACAGGTGCGGATATCGTCATCAAGGCACTGGAAGCACCTCTGCGTCAGATTGTTGCAAATGCAGGTCTGGAAGGGTCTGTGATTGTAAACAAGGTAAAAGAGATGAATGACAGCATGGGCTTCAACGCGCTGACAGAGGAATATGTGGAAATGGTTGAGGCAGGTATCCTTGACCCTGCAAAGGTAACAAGAAGTGCATTGCAGAATGCAACCAGCGTTGCTTCCACCTTCCTGACAACAGAAGCGGTTGTTGCGGAGCTGCCTGCGAAAAACGCACCCGCAATGTCTGATCCCGGCATGAACGGATACATGTAA
- a CDS encoding co-chaperone GroES, giving the protein MKLAPLGDKVVLKQVEAQETTKSGIVLTSQAKEKPQEAIVVAVGPGGMVGDTKIEMVVKEGDHVLYSKYGAMEVKYDGEEYLIMRQNDILAIIKD; this is encoded by the coding sequence ATGAAACTTGCACCATTAGGAGATAAAGTCGTATTGAAACAGGTAGAAGCACAGGAAACCACAAAATCCGGCATTGTGCTGACAAGTCAGGCGAAGGAAAAGCCGCAGGAAGCAATCGTTGTTGCTGTCGGCCCCGGCGGCATGGTTGGCGATACCAAGATTGAGATGGTAGTGAAGGAGGGCGACCATGTGCTGTATTCCAAATATGGCGCAATGGAAGTGAAATATGACGGCGAGGAATACCTGATTATGCGTCAGAATGATATTCTGGCAATCATCAAGGATTGA
- a CDS encoding NAD(P)/FAD-dependent oxidoreductase, giving the protein MYDIGIIGGGPAALSAAVSARQRNKSVCIFGRSLDSSLLFAAEKVDNYLGLPDLSGEELLNQFYAHARKQGVEFVESRIKQIMPMGEYFVINADNNFVQAKTLILATGINKSRGIAGETEYLGKGVSYCATCDGMLYRGKNVVVVGENAEGEAEANFLADVCARVTYLPLYQPVMYLKENIHLKEGKPQAVLGENGRVSALEVGGEAIPCDGIFFAKNSTAPESLLFGLETDGKNIVVDRAMKTNLPGVFAAGDCTGAPYQIAKAVGEGLVAALSAAAYLDEGNRK; this is encoded by the coding sequence ATGTACGATATCGGGATTATCGGCGGCGGCCCTGCGGCGTTATCGGCGGCGGTCAGCGCAAGGCAGCGGAATAAAAGCGTTTGCATCTTCGGCAGAAGTCTGGATAGCTCTCTGCTGTTTGCGGCGGAGAAGGTTGATAATTACCTTGGTCTGCCCGATTTAAGCGGCGAGGAGCTGCTGAATCAGTTTTATGCCCACGCCAGAAAGCAGGGCGTGGAGTTTGTGGAATCGCGCATCAAGCAGATTATGCCCATGGGAGAGTATTTTGTTATCAATGCGGATAATAATTTCGTGCAGGCAAAAACGCTGATTCTGGCAACGGGCATCAATAAAAGCCGCGGCATTGCGGGCGAAACGGAGTATCTCGGCAAGGGGGTCAGCTATTGCGCGACCTGCGATGGGATGCTTTATCGCGGTAAAAATGTTGTGGTTGTGGGCGAAAATGCAGAGGGGGAGGCAGAGGCAAACTTCCTTGCGGATGTCTGCGCGCGCGTGACGTATCTGCCTTTGTATCAGCCGGTGATGTATTTAAAGGAAAACATCCATTTAAAGGAAGGAAAACCGCAGGCGGTGCTTGGCGAGAATGGCAGGGTTTCCGCGCTGGAGGTGGGGGGAGAAGCGATTCCCTGTGATGGGATTTTCTTTGCGAAAAACAGCACAGCCCCCGAAAGTTTGCTGTTTGGGCTGGAAACGGATGGCAAGAATATCGTGGTTGACCGTGCGATGAAAACGAATCTTCCCGGCGTTTTTGCGGCAGGAGACTGCACCGGTGCGCCGTATCAGATTGCGAAGGCGGTCGGCGAGGGACTGGTTGCGGCATTGAGCGCGGCGGCATATCTGGATGAAGGCAACCGAAAATAA